A stretch of Mesorhizobium sp. M2A.F.Ca.ET.046.03.2.1 DNA encodes these proteins:
- the uraH gene encoding hydroxyisourate hydrolase, producing the protein MAETSKADGGRLTTHVLDTATGRPAKGLSIELFRIEAQSRTHLKTVATNDDGRCDGPLLAGAEFRTGEYELVFAAGDYLRGQGISLPEPAFLDIVPIRFGMAEARHYHVPLLISPYGYSTYRGS; encoded by the coding sequence GTGGCAGAAACGTCGAAAGCCGATGGCGGGCGCCTGACCACCCATGTGCTGGACACCGCGACCGGACGGCCGGCAAAGGGCCTGTCGATCGAGCTTTTCCGCATCGAGGCCCAGAGCCGCACCCATCTCAAGACCGTCGCCACCAATGACGATGGTCGCTGCGACGGGCCGCTGCTCGCCGGCGCCGAGTTCCGCACCGGCGAATATGAGCTGGTCTTCGCCGCCGGCGACTATCTGCGTGGCCAAGGCATCAGCTTGCCTGAGCCTGCTTTCCTCGACATCGTGCCGATCCGCTTCGGCATGGCAGAAGCGCGGCACTATCACGTCCCGCTCTTGATTTCGCCCTATGGCTACTCGACCTATCGGGGGAGTTGA